TCGACCTGTCACACCCCGTCACCGTCATCACCGGTGACAACGGGGTGGGCAAATCAACGCTGCTCGAGGGCATCGCCCGCGGTTACGGCTTCAGCACCCAGGGCGGGGCCTATCGAATCGAGACGGCCGGGTACCCCGATCCGCTATTCGACGTGCTGTGGGTGCAGGCGACTACCCGTCCGAAACAGGGTTACTTCCTGCGGGCCGACACCCACTTCGACCACGCCACGGAACTGGGGCCGGACGGCCCGAGCGCTCGCAACCTGCACCACATGTCCCACGGAGAGTCCGTATTAGCTGTCGTGGAGGCGTTCGTCCGAGACGGCGTTTACCTCCTCGACGAGCCCGAGTCTGGGCTTTCCGCCGTACGTCAGATGGCGCTGCTCGCGATGCTCCACCGCCTCGCGGACAAGGGTGCGCAGTTTATTATCGTGACCCACTCCCCCATTCTGCTCGCCATTCCCGGTGCACACATTATCGAAATCACGCGCGAGGGAATCAACGAGGGAGTCGAGGTGGAGGCCACCACGGCGTTTCGGGCGATGCGAGACTGGCTGGCGAACCCAGCCGGTGTCGCAGACTTCATGGTCGAAGTAACCGACTCCTAGCGGTTCTTACCCACACCCCGTGCCACAAGCCAACCGCCTGCGCTGAAGGAGGCTATCGCCGTCAGGTAAGAGATCGCGCCCCACGCGAAAACGATGGCGAGCACGCCAGCGGCAACGAGAATGATTCCGAGCGTGATGTCCTGATTGCCGGTGGTGTTGTTGTTCGTGGCCATGGCTCAACAATAATGTGGCGCGCACGAAGGCGCGGGCCCCACTCCTCACAAGTGGGGCCCGCGCCGAATGCTGTTGTCGTTGGACCGCGTTTGTGCGGTCGTCGTCAAGCTGCTTTTACGCGCCTACGACCTCGAAGTTCACCTTGCCCTCCACGTCATCGTGGAGGTTGACCTTGACCTGGTAGCCACCGGTCTTGGTAACAAGACCCTTCGGCACGTCGATGCGGCGCTTGTCCAGGGACGGGCCGCCAGCAGCCTTGACTGCGTCGGCGATGTCACTGGCCTGCACGGAGCCGAACAACTTGCCGGCTGCGGAGGTGCGAACCTTGACTTGGACGCCCGAGAGCTGGTCGAGCTGATCGCGCAGCTCCTTGGCGTGGTCGAGGTCGCGCACCTGGCGGTCAGCCTGCGCGCGCTTGATGTCTTCGATCTGCTTCTCTGCGCCGCGGGTAGCTGGGATAGCGAGACCGCGCGGGAGCAGGAAGTTGCGTCCGTAGCCGCCCTTGACCTCGACGATATCGCCGGGTTCGCCGAGCTTGTCAACGGCAGCGGTGAGGATCAGCTTCATGAATCCTAACCTTCCTAAAGTTGAAAATGGGGATGTGTGTAAACGGGTTCAAGCGTTTAGAACGGGGGCTCGTCGTCCATCCCACCGAAGCCACCTGCCGGCGGCGCGGAGTTCCACGGATCGTTCTGCGGCTGCTGTTGGTTGCTGCCCCTGTTGCCGGACTGCTGGCCCTGCTGGCCAGAATTACCGCCGGAGAAACCACCCTGGTTCCCTCCGCCGAAGCCTCCCTGGTTGCCGCCACCTCCGTAACCGCCGGAGCCGCCCTCACGCGGTGTCCGGGCTACGTTAGCGGTAGCGTACTTCAGGGAAGGGCCGACCTCGTCGACCTCGACTTCGAAAACGGTGCGGTTCTCACCCTCGCGGGTCTGGTAGGAGCGCTGCTTCAGGCGGCCGTTGACAATCACGCGCGTGCCCTTGGTCAGGGATTCCGCGACGTTCTCGGCAGCCTGGCGCCAGACATTGCAGGTCAAGAACAGGGCTTCGCCGTCCTCCCACTGGTTGGTGTCACGGTTGTACGTGCGCGGAGTGGAGGCGATGCGGAAATTTGCCACTGCGGCACCGCTCGGGGTGAAACGCAGTTCCGGGTCGGCGACAAGGTTGCCGACAACGGTGATGGGGGTGTCTCCCTGTGCCATGGTCTTGAGCCTTTCGAGATGTGGTCCGTTTGGGTAACGAGCCTATCCGCTCTTACTTGTCGGTGCGCAGAACCTTGGTGCGCAGAACGCCTTCGTTCAGGTTCAGGACGCGGTCGAGCTCAGCGACGGTCTCCGTGGAGCAGTCGAGATTGACGACGGCGTAAACGCCCTCTTCCTTCTTGTCGATCGGGTAGGCAAGTCGGCGCTTACCCCACACATCAACCTTTTCTACCGTGCCGTTGTCCTTGCGGACGATCTCCAGGAACTTGTCCAGGGACGGGGCAACGGTGCGTTCATCCTGCTGCGGATCGAGGATAATCATTACTTCGTAGTGACGCACGGACCTCATCACCTCCTATGGTCTGTTAATGGTTTCGGCCACCGCCCTTTAGCGGTAGCAGGAGGGTCGTTGCGTCAAGCAACCCCTCCACCCTACAACACGCAGGTGGCGGGGCAAAATGCTTATCGACGCCCGGTGGTCCGACCCGCCGTCTAGGAGATGCCGGGATTGGGCACGGCTACGAATACGGCGAGGAACACCGGGATGACGGTGATGAAGACAAAGGCCGCGATACCCAGCCCGACTGCCAAAGGGGTCCGCCGCCACTTGGCTACGGCGAGGAACGCGACCGCAATCAGCACGAAGCCGATGACGATGGAGACGATTCCGAGGGTGGTTGCCGACATCACGCGGGGACCTTCCTTTCCTCCCACTCCGCGGGCCGGGTTAACAGCGGATCCTTGCCGTTGTGCGCCTCCAACACCTTGTCGTGACGGCGGCCGAGCATCTGCTGGACGACGAGCACCATCATGGCGATAATCAGGCCGTCGCGTGCGAGCACCACGACGTTGAGGATCTCACCCGGAATACCCTTGTTCTCCGTACCGAGCATGTGCCACATGAGGATGGGCCAGACGAGCATATCCACAGTCATCCATGTGGCCAGCAGCCGCCAGTGCGGCAACGCCAGGACGGCGGGGATGACCAGCCACAGCGAGTACTGCGGGCTCCACACCTTATTGAACAATAGGAAAAAGGCCACGGTGAGGAAGAGGATCTCGGCCACACGGGGATCCCTGGGCGCCATCAGCCCGATAACGGCTGTGAAGATGCAGCCACCCAGGAACAGAAGCAGCGTGACCGTGTTGAGGATCTCCGGGGTGCCACCACCGGAGTCGAACCCGGTCCAGCCGACAGCGCGGGACGCGACCGCGTAGATGGTGGTCCACTCCCAGGAACGCTCCGTGTTGAGCCGCTGGAACTCACCCCACGCCTGTGGGTTGCGGAGGTACACCGGCAGGTTGACGGCCAACCATGTCACCGCGGCGGCGAAAACCATCTTGAGAAATGGTCCCCAGCTCCGCTTCCGGATGGCAAGGACCAAGTAGGCACCGAGGGCGAACAGCGGCCACATTTTGAACGCCGTGCCGAGGCCGATGAGGGCACCCGCAAGCCAGAACTTCCTGTTGCGCGCCGACAACAGCGCCGCGACGAGGAAGAAGATCGAGGGGATATCCCAGTTCGTGAACGCGTGCATGATCAGCAGCGGGGAGGCGACAACGAGCAGCGTGTCCCAGATGCGGTTACCTGTGAGTTCCGCGACCATGCGCGCGGTGATAACCCAGATCACAGACATGACGAACGCGGTGAGGTAGAAGTACCAGCCCACGTCCGGCAGGAATTTGTCAACGAGGAAGTAGGTGTTGCGGCTGATGAAGCCCATGACGTTCTGGAAAATTCCGGCCAGGACCGGGTACTCCATGTAGCGTGTCAGGTCGCCTTCGACCCATGAGTAGTCGTAGACGAACCCGGGCTGGTCGAGGCCGCGCCCGCCGAAGAGCGGGACGATGTCGTTGTAGCAGAACGACGTGTACTGGCGGTTGCCGTCCCAGTTCAGGCGCAGCACGCCGTTCTCGTCGGGGCGGCCGCCTGCGCAATTGGCCTTCGCCAGCGCGGCGAACGCGAGGAACACCCACGCGACAGTGAAGACGGCGCGCAGCGGCGACCAGAACCGGGCACGCCCGATAGGAGCGAAACGGCCCATGGGGCCACCGAGGAAATCTACCCAGCCGCGGGCCATCGGCTCGGTTCGGCCTGGCTGGACGCGGTGTGCCGGATCCGCCCACACTCCGCGACTCGTCTGCGCTACCGTCTGGCTCGAATTCTCCACGGCTCGACGCTACCCCAGAACGTCGTTGAGGAAGTCCTGGACGGGATCCGGAACTACCGGTGCGGGTGCAGGTGCGGGGGCCGGGGCAGGTGCGGGCGCGGCGGGAGCCGGCGCGGGTTCTGGGGCGGGCGCAGGCGCCGGTGCGTTTCCACCGCCGGTGCCGTAACCGGTGCCGTAACCGCCACCCCCTCCGTAGCCGTAGCCGTTACCTGTTCCGTAACCGGTGGAGTAGCCCCCAGACCAGCGCGAACCACCCAAGCCCGTCCCGCCGCTGTAGGCGTTGATACCCCAGTACACCGGCGTCGCGTCGGGGAACTGGACAATCTCCTTGCCCTCGAGAGCGGAGTCCATCACGTCCTTCCAGATCTTCGCGGGGGTGCCGGAACCGTACATGTTTCCGCCCCACTCGTTGAAGATCGCCGAGGTGTTGTCCGCCGTGCCGACCCACACCGCCGTGGCCAGCTGCGGGGTGGCACCGACCATCCACGTGTCCTTGTTGTTCCCGGTGTCGCCAAGCTGTGCGGTACCGGTCTTCGCGGCAGCGGGGCGGCCGCCCGCCAGGGTCGCATTGGCGTAGCCGACGACGGTCTGGAGCGCCTCGTTGGCGTTGTCCGCAACCTGCTGTGCCACCCCGCGCTCGGCGTAGGAGTTGTCCATCTGGAAGAGCACCTCACCTCGGGCGTCCTCGACACGCTCGACGAAGTAGGTCGGGTGATGTGAGCCACGGTTAGCCAGGGTCGCCATTGCGGTCGCCATGTCGAGCACGCGCGATTGGTACTGGCCAAGCACGATACCCTCGTACGGTTGCCCGCCGTTCTCCCGCAGGGTCTCGGGGATACCGGGAATAGAACGGGCGACGCCGAGAGCGTGCGCCATGTCCGCAGTGTCCTGGGTGGTGTTGTCCAGCTCGTCCTGGATGCGCAGGTACGCGGTGTTCGACGACGTCTTCGTCGCGTCAAGCATCGTGATCATGCCGCCGCCTCCGCCGTCCCAGTTGGTGACAACGTTGTTTCCGGGCAGGGTCACCGGCGAGGAGTCGAAAGTGGCGGTCAACGGGATGCCCTGTTGCAAGGCGGCGGCGAGGGCGAAAATCTTGAAGGTCGAGCCGGTCTGCAGCCCGGCGTTGGCGTAATCCCATCCACTCGGGTCGTCACCGCCGTAGTAGGCACGCACCGCGCCTGTTCCCGGCTCGATGGAGACAACTGCCGCGCGGGCGTCGTCCTGGAGGCTGGCCAGACGGTCGCGGGAGACTTGCTCGGCCTGCTCCTGGATGGCCGGGTCGATGGTGGTGGTGATTTGGAGGCCGCGGTTGGTCACGTCGTCCTCTGTAATGCCGATCGTCTTGAGTTCCTCCATTACCTGGTTCTTAATCAGGCCGTTCGCGCCGGTGGCCTCGGTGTAGGCGGAGTAGGTGGATGGGTCGCGGGTCTGGGGGTATTCCAGGGTCTCCCGCTCCTGCGGGGTCATCTCCCCCATTTCGACCAGTCCGTCCATGACGTAGCTCCAGCGGGACTGCGCACCTTCCGGGTTATTCCACGGGTCTAGCTGGCTCGGCAGCTGGATCGAGGCGGCCAGTACACCTGCCTCCTCCACCGTCAGCTCGCTCGTCGGCTTGTCAAAGAAAGCATGCGCGGCGGCCTCGATGCCGTAGGCGTTACGGCCGAAGTAGACGGTGTTGAGATAGGCGGAGAGGATGTCCTTTTTGTCCCACTCGTTGGTCATCTTGATGGAGTAGACCAGCTCCTTGGCCTTTCGCTCGTAGGAGTGCTCGTTGCCCACCAATGCGTTCTTCACGTACTGCTGGGTAACCGTCGAACCGCCGCCCGCGGACGAGTTGCCAGTCAGCTGGCCGATCGCCGCGCGGGCGAAACCGGTGAAGGAGAAACCAGAGTTGGTCCAGAAGTCACGGTCTTCCGCTGCGAGGACCGCGTTCTGCACGTGCGCGGGCACTTCCTCCAACGGAATCTGGACGCGGTTGCCTTCCGCGGGGACCGTGCGCGCTAACTCGGTTTGACCGTCCGCGAAGTAGATGTTTGAGATCTGGGCGGAGTCGATCTCCCCCGGCTGGGGAATCTCGGCCCGGGCGTACTGCCACGCAAACCAGGTCGCCGGGATCGCGGCGAGGAGGAGCAGGAAGAGCAGTGCGGCGAGGAGCCACTGACGCGTGCGGGAGCCTTTCAGCTTTGCCGTTGCTATTCGGTTGGATCCTGCCCCGGCCTCCCGGGAGCCGCCAGCCACACTATCTTCGTTTTTTGCCACGTGATTTCCCTGCGCGCTTCCTCCCACACGCGCCCATGGCGCGGGCGCATGAGGGGCTGTCCTACTGGATTGATTGCTAGGTGACAGATTACTGCGTTAGCCGCGAAATCACACTACTGGGACAGCTGTGACTTCCTTGAGGAGATGGTTCCACCGGCAGTGCCCGCAGACCTCGACCACGTGGACTGTCACCGGGCCCACTTCCGAAACAATGCGGTCGATCTCCTCTTCACTGCGCGCCGTGCCCGAGCGCCGACCGAGGTTGTCACCGTAGATCCAGGAGACCTCACGCATCGGCTCGCTGCATATCGGGCACGCGCGGGGTGTGACGGTTCCGTGGTGGTCCGCAGCGGCCCGGAGCAGGAAATCGGCGTCGCACACGTCCTCGGGTCGCACTCGTCCTTTTCGAAAATCCTTCAGCGTCATGCGTCGGCGCCACTCGTGCGAAACTTCCCTGCTGTAGGCGAACACGCGCCCTATCGTACCGGGCCGGGGCAGTGTTATGATTTGCGGACAGTTAGTTTCGACAACGTAAGCCGAGGAACGCATGGCACATAACGAATCCGCGGAGAACCCCGCCACCACAGCGCCGGACCCGTACGCCATTGCAAAGCGCATCCGTCCCGCAATGACGAGCTTGTACGTCATGTACTTCCGCAACGCGCAGCAGTCCGACCTCACGGGACCGCAGCTTTCCATCATGACGAGGCTGCAGGAGGATGGACCTTGCCGCATCAACCGCCTAGCGGAAGCTGAAGGCGTGCGGATGCCGACCGCCTCCAACACCGTCAACCAGCTCGAGAAGCGCGGGCTCGTGCGACGCATCCGCGACGAGTCGGACCGCCGGGGCGTCAGCGTCGAAATGACTCCCGAAGGAGACGCAGAGCTCAGCCGCGTCGGTGAAGAGCGCACCAAATACCTGAGCGACATGCTGGGTTCTCTGCCCGAGGACGATCTTTTCCGTCTGGACGAGCTCGCAGAGATTGTGAACATCTTGGCGGATAACTATGTACACGACCGCAGTGCGGACTCAAAAGAATAAGGCCTTATGATGGGGGTCACCTTCTTGTCAACCCCAGGTAACCCGCATGTCACTTTGGCCCGATTCCACCCATTCCGCGTGGGCTGTTGATTCCGACAGCCCACTGCGGATCGTCGCCGGATGGAACGAGGCCGACACCGAAACGATGCAGCTCGCGTGCTGGCTGGGAAAGTCGACGCCGATCAGCGTACAAGTCGTCGCCAGCGCCCCAACGACGTGGAAGTCCCCGGGAACAGCCAACGAGCGGGTGTTCCGGAAATGGCTGCAGGAAGAGTCCGAAACTTTCGCGCAGAAGGCGCACTCGTTGCTGAAGAAGCATGTCGAAAGGAACCAGTGGGCGGCACAGCCGGCGCGCATGATGGCCTCGACAAACGAATGCGCGTCACTGCAGCAGGCGGCGCAAGATTTTGGGGCGGATCTCGTGCTGCTCGGATCGCGCGCGGGTAGACCAAAAGGAACCTTTTTCATCTCGTCCGCCGCTGACACCCTGCTGGAGACGGCCCCGCGGCCGCTGGTTGTAGCACCGAAGAACCTTCGGTTGTCCAAGAAGGGGGTCACGCGCGTGAACTACCTCTTCCTCGGCCGCGACGGATTCCACCACGACTCGGGATTGCAGAGCGCCGCTGGATTGGCGGTGCGGATGGGTGTGCCGATCCGGTTGATCGTCATGTCCCCCGACACCCTGTCGGAGGCCGATTTCGACGCGAGTATCGATTCCCCTAACAACACCGCCGAATGGTACGAATCCTCCCTCGGCCAGCTCGATCATGTGCGCGACACGGTAATCGAGTCCGTACCGGCCGCATTACCCGCCGCTCACTCCGCCTCGACAAGCCCGCTCGTCGTGGAGGCGGAGGTGGCAGTCGGCCGGGGCTGGAAGAAAGCGGTGCACTCCGTGCAGTGGAAGAAGGGGGACCTAGCCTGTTTTGCGTTCCGCCACCAGAACCAGCTGAAACGCGTTTTCTCGCACAGCTGCACCGGTGCGTTCCTACGCCACGTCCCCACCCCGGCCCTTATCTTTCCGCGCTCGACTGCATAGGGTGGTGGGCATGCAGCACCACAGCGAGGAGCACCCGGAGAATTTCCGCCCGGCCCCCACCGACCGCTACAACCGGGTCCGCCCGGAACCTAGATCGTTTGACGAGCTCGCGTCCGGCCCGGATCCGTTGGAGGTGGAGCGCCGCAACCGGGCGTCGACACGCGAGGCTTTGATGTACGCTGCCGGAACTGTTCTTACGACCTTCGCAGTAGCTTTCGTCCTCGCGCTCGTCTCGCGGTTGCAGGGTGGCCCGCTTTGCGAC
This window of the Corynebacterium qintianiae genome carries:
- a CDS encoding AAA family ATPase, whose protein sequence is MRPFIKAVSLRDELRATGWVLEIPAVAHLLRRGRLDLSHPVTVITGDNGVGKSTLLEGIARGYGFSTQGGAYRIETAGYPDPLFDVLWVQATTRPKQGYFLRADTHFDHATELGPDGPSARNLHHMSHGESVLAVVEAFVRDGVYLLDEPESGLSAVRQMALLAMLHRLADKGAQFIIVTHSPILLAIPGAHIIEITREGINEGVEVEATTAFRAMRDWLANPAGVADFMVEVTDS
- the rplI gene encoding 50S ribosomal protein L9, with protein sequence MKLILTAAVDKLGEPGDIVEVKGGYGRNFLLPRGLAIPATRGAEKQIEDIKRAQADRQVRDLDHAKELRDQLDQLSGVQVKVRTSAAGKLFGSVQASDIADAVKAAGGPSLDKRRIDVPKGLVTKTGGYQVKVNLHDDVEGKVNFEVVGA
- a CDS encoding single-stranded DNA-binding protein → MAQGDTPITVVGNLVADPELRFTPSGAAVANFRIASTPRTYNRDTNQWEDGEALFLTCNVWRQAAENVAESLTKGTRVIVNGRLKQRSYQTREGENRTVFEVEVDEVGPSLKYATANVARTPREGGSGGYGGGGNQGGFGGGNQGGFSGGNSGQQGQQSGNRGSNQQQPQNDPWNSAPPAGGFGGMDDEPPF
- the rpsF gene encoding 30S ribosomal protein S6; its protein translation is MRHYEVMIILDPQQDERTVAPSLDKFLEIVRKDNGTVEKVDVWGKRRLAYPIDKKEEGVYAVVNLDCSTETVAELDRVLNLNEGVLRTKVLRTDK
- a CDS encoding glycosyltransferase family 87 protein translates to MARGWVDFLGGPMGRFAPIGRARFWSPLRAVFTVAWVFLAFAALAKANCAGGRPDENGVLRLNWDGNRQYTSFCYNDIVPLFGGRGLDQPGFVYDYSWVEGDLTRYMEYPVLAGIFQNVMGFISRNTYFLVDKFLPDVGWYFYLTAFVMSVIWVITARMVAELTGNRIWDTLLVVASPLLIMHAFTNWDIPSIFFLVAALLSARNRKFWLAGALIGLGTAFKMWPLFALGAYLVLAIRKRSWGPFLKMVFAAAVTWLAVNLPVYLRNPQAWGEFQRLNTERSWEWTTIYAVASRAVGWTGFDSGGGTPEILNTVTLLLFLGGCIFTAVIGLMAPRDPRVAEILFLTVAFFLLFNKVWSPQYSLWLVIPAVLALPHWRLLATWMTVDMLVWPILMWHMLGTENKGIPGEILNVVVLARDGLIIAMMVLVVQQMLGRRHDKVLEAHNGKDPLLTRPAEWEERKVPA
- a CDS encoding transglycosylase domain-containing protein, whose product is MAKNEDSVAGGSREAGAGSNRIATAKLKGSRTRQWLLAALLFLLLLAAIPATWFAWQYARAEIPQPGEIDSAQISNIYFADGQTELARTVPAEGNRVQIPLEEVPAHVQNAVLAAEDRDFWTNSGFSFTGFARAAIGQLTGNSSAGGGSTVTQQYVKNALVGNEHSYERKAKELVYSIKMTNEWDKKDILSAYLNTVYFGRNAYGIEAAAHAFFDKPTSELTVEEAGVLAASIQLPSQLDPWNNPEGAQSRWSYVMDGLVEMGEMTPQERETLEYPQTRDPSTYSAYTEATGANGLIKNQVMEELKTIGITEDDVTNRGLQITTTIDPAIQEQAEQVSRDRLASLQDDARAAVVSIEPGTGAVRAYYGGDDPSGWDYANAGLQTGSTFKIFALAAALQQGIPLTATFDSSPVTLPGNNVVTNWDGGGGGMITMLDATKTSSNTAYLRIQDELDNTTQDTADMAHALGVARSIPGIPETLRENGGQPYEGIVLGQYQSRVLDMATAMATLANRGSHHPTYFVERVEDARGEVLFQMDNSYAERGVAQQVADNANEALQTVVGYANATLAGGRPAAAKTGTAQLGDTGNNKDTWMVGATPQLATAVWVGTADNTSAIFNEWGGNMYGSGTPAKIWKDVMDSALEGKEIVQFPDATPVYWGINAYSGGTGLGGSRWSGGYSTGYGTGNGYGYGGGGGYGTGYGTGGGNAPAPAPAPEPAPAPAAPAPAPAPAPAPAPVVPDPVQDFLNDVLG
- a CDS encoding DUF5318 family protein codes for the protein MFAYSREVSHEWRRRMTLKDFRKGRVRPEDVCDADFLLRAAADHHGTVTPRACPICSEPMREVSWIYGDNLGRRSGTARSEEEIDRIVSEVGPVTVHVVEVCGHCRWNHLLKEVTAVPVV
- a CDS encoding MarR family winged helix-turn-helix transcriptional regulator: MAHNESAENPATTAPDPYAIAKRIRPAMTSLYVMYFRNAQQSDLTGPQLSIMTRLQEDGPCRINRLAEAEGVRMPTASNTVNQLEKRGLVRRIRDESDRRGVSVEMTPEGDAELSRVGEERTKYLSDMLGSLPEDDLFRLDELAEIVNILADNYVHDRSADSKE
- a CDS encoding universal stress protein; protein product: MSLWPDSTHSAWAVDSDSPLRIVAGWNEADTETMQLACWLGKSTPISVQVVASAPTTWKSPGTANERVFRKWLQEESETFAQKAHSLLKKHVERNQWAAQPARMMASTNECASLQQAAQDFGADLVLLGSRAGRPKGTFFISSAADTLLETAPRPLVVAPKNLRLSKKGVTRVNYLFLGRDGFHHDSGLQSAAGLAVRMGVPIRLIVMSPDTLSEADFDASIDSPNNTAEWYESSLGQLDHVRDTVIESVPAALPAAHSASTSPLVVEAEVAVGRGWKKAVHSVQWKKGDLACFAFRHQNQLKRVFSHSCTGAFLRHVPTPALIFPRSTA